Within the Natranaeroarchaeum sulfidigenes genome, the region CCCTCCTCGCGGGCCAGCTCGTTATACCGGGCGAACTTCTCGACCTGCTCGTCGTCCACGAGTGGCCCCATGAAGGTCGATTCGTCGAGGGGATCCCCGACAGTGACATCCTCGGCGAGTTCCACGAATCTCGACCTGAACTCGTCGTAGACGTCGGTATGAACGATCAGGCGTTCGCTGGAGACACAGCGCTGCCCGGTCGTCTTGAAACTCGACATGACAGCACTGTGGACCGCGATTTCGAGGTCTGCCTGATCGGTGATCACGATGGCGTTTTTCCCACCCATCTCGCAGGCCGCCGTCTTCCCCGGCTCGCCGCCGACCTGATCCGAAATCTCGTGGCCAACCTCCGCCGATCCGGTGAACAGCACGGTGTTCACGCGGTCGTCATCGACGATCGCCGCGCCAGCGTCACCGAAGCCCTGGACCATGTTGAATACGCCCTCGGGAATCCCGCTGTCCTCGACCATCTCCGCGATGATCTGTCCACACCACGGGGTCTGTTCGGCGGGCTTCCAGACGACGGTATTGCCCTCCACGAGCGTCACGGCCATGTGCCAGAAGGGGATCGCGACCGGGAAGTTCCACGGTGTGATACAGCCGACGACGCCCCGCGGCTTGCGCCGCATGTAGGCGTCCTTCGAGCCGATCTCGCTCGGTACTACGTCTCCGTGTGGATGTCGGGCGTTGCCCGCCGCCCACTCGACCATGTGTGCGGCCTCGACGACGTCTGCTCGCCCCTCGCTGATCTCTTTGCCACACTCCCGGGTGACGATTTCGCCGAGTTCGTCGGTGCGCTCGCGCAACTCGTGATAGATCTCCCAGAGGTACTCGGCACGGTCGACGTAGGAGAGCGCGCGCCACTCCTCGAACGCGTCGTCGGCCGCGGCGACGGCCTCATCGACTTCTCGCCCGGTCCCGCGGTAGAACTCGGCGAGGGTGTCGCCGGTTGCGGGATCGGTACTCTCGAAGGTCTCTGATCCGTTCCCGTCGATCCATTCGCCGCCGATGTAGTGGCCATATGTCATGGTCGAACCTGATTGAAGTTGATCGTCAACCGTGAAAAAACCATCTCTGCGGAGAGTAGTTAGACGTGTGTATGAGAATATGCGGCTTTACTGCCCGGTCGTGGTTCTCGGTGCGTCAGCCGCTTTCTCGATCTCGCCTTTTACCTGCATGGCGTCGAAGTCGTGATCGGGGCGCAGTTTGACGAAATCGAGGAACTCCCGGGCGGCAAGCAGGTCCTCGACGGAGTTGTGCGAAAGCGCGTGCTCGACTGCGGCCTCGGCGTCGATAGCTGGCGCGAGGACTGCCAGCGCGCAGGCCAGATCGTAGGCACGTGCGCCGTCCATCCCGTCCTCGCGCACGCTGGTCGCGTCGATGAAGTAGAGTTCGCCGTCGACGACGAGCACGTTCTCGGCTCGTAGGTCGCCGTGTGCCAACCCGTGGTCGTGCATCCGGGCGAGGGCCTCGAACAGCTCGTCGGTGTAGGAAAGCTTCTCCATGGGCGAGAGATCACCGAGCGTTCGGAAGTCATCGAGATACTCCAGCACGACAACGCCGAACTGCTCGTACTCGAAGACACCAACCGGCTCGGGCGTGTTGAGTCCGATCTCTCCCATCCGCTCGTTGGCGTCGAGTTCGTGACGACCCATCTCGACGGGGCCGTCAAATCGCTCGAAAAAGCCCGCCGTCCCGCTGGAGAACGCGCCGATGTTGCGCGCGCCGGTCAGCACGGCGTGGACGAACGCGTTCTGTGGCGTGATGATCTTCACGAACCACTGCTCGTCGACGATCAGCGGCGTCGACAGCCAGTTATCCGCCTCCAGAAACTCGATACGCACCGACTCCTCGTCGGCGCGATCGGCGAGTTCACGGCCGACACCCTCCAGATCAGACCAGTCGACCGTTCCCCGGACGAGACCACGCAGATCCATTATTGCTGGCAAGGTCGGCGATGCTTAAAATTCTCCCGGCGAACGGATTCGTACATGATCGTTCGTCGTATTTATGCCCCATCCCGCTCTACCTCGTGGTATGGACTTTCGGATCCCCGACGAACACCGGATGATGCGCGAGGCCGTCCGGGACGTTTGCGAGGCCGAGATCGAGCCGATCGCCCAGGAGATCGAGGACGAGCATCGGTTTCCCACGGAGGTCTTCGACGAACTGGCCGCGCTCGACGTCATGGGGGTCCCGGTGAGCGAGGAGTACGGCGGGCTCGGTGGGGATCAGCTCATGTACGCGCTGATCGTCGAGGAACTGGGTCGGGTGTCGGGTGCAGTGGGCCTCTCCTATGCGGCCCACGTCAGCCTCGCCTCGAAGCCTATCGAGGCGTTCGGAACGGACGAGCAGAAAGAACGGTGGCTCCGCCCGCTGGCTGAAGGCGAGCATATGGGTGGATGGGCGCTCACCGAACCGTCGAGCGGAAGCGACGCGAGCGATATGGAGACGACCGCCGAGACGGACACCGCCGAGCAAGGCTCGGCGAGCTCTGCGCCGGAAGCGACGCAGAACGGCGACGAATGGGTGTTAAACGGCACCAAGCAGTTCATCACGAACGCCAACGTCGCCGGATCGATCCTGGTCAAAGCGGTCACCGAGCCAGACGCCGGCTACGACGGCATCTCGACGTTCATCGTCGATCCCGAGAACGACGAAGGGTTCGAGGTAACGGCGGTCTGGGACAAGATGGGGCTGAACGCCTCGCCGACCTGCGAGATTCAGCTCGACGACGTGCGCCTGCCGGCTGATCGCTTGCTCGGCGAGCCGGGCGAGGGCTGGGAGCAAACGAAAGCCACGCTCGACGGTGGGCGCATCTCCATCGCGGCGCTCTCGGTCGGGCTGGCACAGGGAGCGTACGAGGCCGCGAAATCGTACGCGAAAGAGCGCGAGCAGTTCGGCCAGCCCATCTCGAAGTTCGACGCGATCCGGAACAAGCTCGTTGCGATGGACCGGAATATCGAGCGGTCGCGACTCCTGACCCACAAAGCGGCCTGGATGTACGACCAGGGCGAAGACGTGACGAAGGCGAGTTCGCTGGCGAAACTCGACGCCAGCGAGACGGCCCGCGAGGTCGCCGAGGAGGCCGTCCAGACCCTCGGCGGCTACGGCTACACCAGCGATTTCGCGCCCCAGCGGTTCTATCGCGACGCCAAACTGATGGAGATCGGCGAGGGGACGAGCGAGATACAGGAACTGGTGATCGGTCGGGAGCTTGGACTGTAGTACCTCTTTGATTAGGTTTCTATCTTTAGGCCTGCGGGGATGTAGCGTCTTCAGAGAGCGGAGTGAACGCAGCCACCGACCAGCGCGGGCAGGTCGGCGTCGAGACCCTGATCGTCTTCATCGCGATGATCCTCGTCGCCGCCATCGCCGCCACGATGATGATCACGACGGTTAGCTCCCTGCAGAGCACCGCCGAAACCAGCAGTCAGGACTCGCAGGATCAGGTGACCAACCAGCTACTGATACTGAGTGCAACCGGCAGGGTCGATACGAGCACGGCCGAGCCACGCATCGACCGGGTCCAACTGAGCGTGATGCCCGCACCGGGGGCGAGTGAGATCGATCTATCGGGGGCCTCGGTCGAGTATATCGGGAGCAACGGCGTCCGGAACTACAGCTACGAGGCCGCCTACGGCGACTCCTTCGAGGTGATCGCAACGGCGGATCCGGACGGAACTGCGCCGGTACTCACGTCCAGAGACGACCGGTACACGATCGCGTTCGATCTGGATGCCGGTGACCGCGATACCACGCTGGCGACGGGCGAGAGCGCGACCCTGCGGATCGTGGGCGCGTCGGGTGCGGAGACGACCTGGATCGTCACCGCGCCCCACTCGCTGGACCGGGCCGACGATGGGGACGTCGTCGAACTCTAGAGTTCTAGCTCTTTGGGGTAGTCGGTAAGGTTCTCGTGGCCGTCCTCGGTGACGACGACGAGATCCTCGATGCGGATCCCGCCGACGTCGGGATCGTAGAGACCGGGTTCGATGGTGATGATCTGGCCAGCCTGTAGCTCGCCGCCCGTCGGGTTCAGCCGTGGGAGCTCGTGGACGTCCAGTCCGATCCCGTGGCCGGTCCCGTGGATGAAGCCCGTCTCCGTGGATGGATCGTCCCTGAGCGTCGCGTAGCCCGCGTCCTCGTAGACGTCACAGACCGCATCGTGGACATCCGCGCCAGTCGCCCCGGCTTCGACGGCGTCGAGCGCGGCCTGATGGGCTTCGTGCGTGATCTCGTAGCGTGCGCGGAGTTCGTCGCTTGCAGTCCCACGAACGAACGTGCGGGTCATGTCGGCGTGATAGCCGCTCTCCTTGTCTCGCGGGAAGATGTCGATCACGATCGCTTCGTCCGTTTCGAGCGGCCCGCTCCCGCGGTCGTGGGGATCTGCGCCGTCAGCGCCGCAGGCGACGATAGTCTCGTCGAGGGCACAGCCCTGCCGCAGTAGCTCGATCTCGATCGCCTCCTTGACGCGCTCGCCCGTCAGCACGTCACCGTCGTGGACCAGATCGCCGTCCTCTATCGTCGCGCCGCGGATCAGCTCCTCGGCGCGGGCCATCGCGGCCTCGTTGGAGCGCTGGGCCGCCCGGACGTGTTCGATCTCCTCGTCGGTCTTGACCGAGCGAATCTCGGTAATTACGCCCTCGGACTCGACGGAGACGTCGATGCCGTGGTCGCGCAGACCGTCGGCGGTCCCGGTCGGGAACCGCTCGGGGACGAGCACCGACTCGACGTCGTGATCGGCGAGGAAGGCGGCAATCGTCGCCAGCCGGGCCGCTCGTGGGCCATCCTCGGCAGCGCGCTCCTGATAGTCGAAGTCGGCGAGGCGGGCAACCGACTCCGCGCGGCTCTCGGAGACGGCACGGCCGTACTCCAGCCCCGAGACGAGCAGGTGTGCACCGGCCCCATCGTACAGGGCAATGTAGGGATCCGGTGCGTCGAAGCCACAGACGTACGTCTGGTCGGAGTCATCGTGGCCATCGAAGAGGTAGCCGTCAGCGCCGCGGTCGTCGATGGTGTCTGCGAGTTCTGAGAGATCGGGTTCCATACGGTACGGTCGGGACCCGGTGAGTATATAACTCGGGGACTCACCGGAGCCAGTCGGACCGTTTTTTTACTCGTCTCTCTCCTCGGTACGCTCCGACAGCTCCCGGAGCTTTGCGGCGGCGTCGTCGCTCCCTTCCGTTCGCACCTCCGTGACGTTCTCCGGATCGAGACCGCTCGGCTTCGAGGCCTTTCCGGCGTCCTCTGCCGTCTCCGATAGCTCGTCGGGGTCGGAGCCGCTACCGAACCACGATCGCAGTCGATCGAGTAGTCCCATACTCACGTCTGTGGCTGCGATCAACTTCGATGTTCGGATGCCTTCCGGTACTGTGATACCGCTCCCGTTCGTGGGGGCGGGTATGAACGTCGAAATCACGCCCTCGACCGTCAGCGGGCGGGCGAAGGCACCACCGTCGAAGAGCTACACACACCGTGCAGTGCTGGCCGCCGGGTACGCCGACGGCGCGCTGGTCCACGACCCGCTCGATAGCGCCGATATCCGGGCGACCCGTCGTGCCGTCGAGGCGTTCGGTGGTGACGTGACCGAGACCGATGGAACACTCGACGTGGTGGGGTTCGACGGTCGGCCCGAGGTGCCCGACGACGTGATCGACTGCGGAAACAGCGGGACGACGACGCGGCTCGTCACCGCGACCGCGGCACTCGCGGATGGCATCACCGTGCTCACGGGCGACGCGTCCCTTAGATCTCGCCCCCACGGTCCGCTGCTCGACGCGATTGGTCAACTGGGAGGCAGCGCACGCAGCACCCGTGGGAACGGGCAGGCCCCGCTCGTCATCGAGGGGCCAGTTTCGGGCGGGACCGTCTCGATTCCGGGCGACGTCTCCTCGCAGTTCATCTCCGCGCTGCTGTTTGCCGGTGCGGTGACCGACGAGGGGATCGATATCGAGCTCGAAACCGAACTCAAATCCTCGCCCTACGTCGATATTACCACCGAGCTGATGGCGGCGTACGGCGTCGACGCCGAGCGGACTGACACGGGATTCTCCGTCGCTGGGGGGCAGTCCTACGCCCCCGCGGGCGGCGAGTACTCGGTGCCCGGCGACTTCTCGTCGATGTCCTATCTCCTTGCGATGGGCGCAGTGGCTGGCGAGGACGCCGTCGAGGTACAGGGCGCACAGCCGAGCGCGCAGGGTGACAGCGCCATCGTCGGGATTCTTGAGGATATGGGCGCGGCGATCGACTGGGATCAGGACGGGGGCGTCATCACTGTCGAGCGAAGCGATCTTGCCGGGACCACGGTCGATGTCGGCGACACGCCCGATCTCCTGCCGACGATCGCGACCCTGGGTGCGATTGCGGATGGTGATACCCGAATCGAGAACTGCGAGCACGTCCGGTACAAGGAGACCGATCGCGTGAGCGCAATGGCCGAGGAACTCGGAAAGATGGGCGCAGCGGTGACGGAAGAACACGACGTGCTGACGATCCACGGCGGCGAGACCGACCTCTCCGGCGCGACGGTCGACGGCTGTGACGACCACCGGATCATCATGTCGCTTGCCGTGGCAGGACTCGTGGCTGACGGCCAGACGACGGTTACTGGCGCAGAGCACGTCGACGTCTCGTTCCCCGACTTCTTCGACGTGCTGGCGGGGCTCGGTGGTGGCGTACAGCAAGTGTAGGCGGGTTGGTAGGGATGACCGAGTCACCAATCACCGACGAAGACGAGGCTACCGGGCGTCCTGAGCGTGTCCGCCTGTTCGCTCGTCGGTTCCGTGCGGAGTACGACGAGTTGTACGAGAAGTTAGCAAACGAGTAACGCGTCGACACGACCGATCTCCGATATACTTTTTGTCCAACATCTGTCACTGTGGCGTATGGAAGATGCCGCAGTGCAGTTCGAGGACGATTCGGAATCGGGCATCGAAATCAACGAGCGCATGTTCACACTGATCGGGGCGGCAGGGGCAGTGATGAACCTCGTCGCGTTCAGTGCGGTCGGCTATCTCGCGCTGGAGAGTGTCGCCTACGGCGTGATCGCCGGGGTCTTCGGTAGTGTCGGCTCGTATCTGTTCTTGCCGTGGTTCATGGGGATTTCGGCGGTACAGGAACAGGTCGAGGAGGAGATCGGATTTACGGAAGCGAGCCGTCACGTGCCCGCGAGCGCGCAGCTGGGCGTGCTCGGGGCGGGGCTCGAAGTCGGCTCGATCGTCGCGATCGGGGTCGGTCTCTCGCTTGCCGAACCGGACCCGCTGATCGGCGCAGGGGCTGCCATCGCGGCGACGCTCGTGATCTACCTCGTCGGGTCGACGCTGCTGGACGTCTAGATCGCGGTCCCCCGCGTCCTCCCGTCCGCCGGGAGGGTGTGTAACATTGTATACAATGTAACATATCGTGGTATCGTGTGACGAACGGGCGATGGGCAACTGTCAGGACCCCCACATTGATACTACCGGCGTCCAGTTGTGAGAGCAATGATCCGAACGTGCTTGCCGAGAATCTGTGATTTAAGTAAATGCCCTCCAGTGAACATATAGCTTGTATGTCTACCAGCAAACTATTTCTCGCACCTTGTGCGAGTTCTCGTCCTCAGGACCATTTCCAACGGACAGTACGAGACGGTGTTCCAGACGAATTTTATCAGCAGTATACTCGGAGTGACTTTGGCGAATCCATCGGAATCTGGGGATTGGTTCCGAATCTAAAAAGCACCTGGGAGAAGCTCTCTGTTGGTGATTTCGTTGTATTTTATTGGGGGAACAAGCAATACAAATATGTGGCAGAGGTTGCGGGAACGGAGCACAACCCGCAACTGGCCAAGGAACTCTGGCCCGCATACGCCGATGGATCAGCAGGTGGGGACGATCAAGCTGATCCGTGGGAGTATATCGTGTATCTCACAGAACCTCGTGAAGTTGACATCGATAGCGAAGAACTGCAAGGTGAGCTGCTTGATGAGGACAAACAGTTTACGATGCGTTTTCGTCCTGCCAACGATCGAGGCCACCAGAGGATTCGTGAAGAGTTTGGAAGTATTGAGGAATATATTGAATCTCGAACGGTGACGACATTCGATACGTTTGGCAATAATGACTCCACCGGTAAATCAGATACCGATGACAAGGCATCTGGTGATTCACCACCGGATCATCCGATCTTTAACCATCTCTCCTCAGCAGTCGAACCAGCAATCTTCAGAGTGGCAGCACCACCGGATCTCTGGCTGTCGGTGGTCGAATACCGAGGTTTCCCGATCGACGAGACGTATGCCCGACTTGGGGATGTCGAACGGGGAGATGTCCTCCTGTTCCACTCCTCGGGAACGCCGATGGATGGTCAGCTTTCCCCCTCGAAGGATGCACTTTTCGGAGTAGCCGTGGTCGGTGATCGCGGTACAAAAGAATCCCCGTGGACTTGGAAGGAGCAAGGTTCGGACTCTGCAACACATCCATCGTCTTTCTTGTCTTTTGATCGACTATTTCTGTCGGGAGACCCCTCTGCAATCGATTGCACGACTCCTCTCAAAGAGCGGTCAGTAAATGCGAGGGAGCGCGAAATAACTGCACTACTCAAAGCGAGCCTTTCTAAAGAATCTATTAAAAAATCCCTCAATGAGAGTGATGGAAATCTGTTTGATCGCGGATATGTCGTTGAAATGGACGCAACAGATGAGTCCAGCAACGGGCAAAAATTACTCTCTCAGTTAGTGCCTGCCCTAACGGAGTACCCACCAATCGCATATTGTCGAGAGTTTGAGGAGCAAATACCTGCTTCCGTGTTTGATGGGCTGCATTTCCCCAGCCAGAGTTCTCAAGATACCAAATCTGCCTCCGGATTGGCGATGGATATCACTGCTGCACTGAAATCTGGAAAACATATCGTGTTCACTGGCCCCCCCGGAACAGGGAAAACCGAGGTTGCTAGTCGAGTGTCTACATATTTAAGCGAAAACCACCCTAATTTGTTCACTGGTGACGGGTTGACCACCGCTACAGCAGATTGGTCGACATTCGACACGATCGGAGGATATATGCCAGGAGCAGGGAACGGCGCATCGGACGATCTAGAGTTTTCACCGGGGATAATTCTCAACAGGTTCAAGAACCGAAAGAGCGGCCAACAGCAAAACGAGCCCATCATTATTGATGAGCTCAACCGGGCAGACATCGACAAGGCGTTTGGGCAGTTATTTACCTTGCTCTCTGGCCAGTCGGTGACACTCCCGTATACGAAAAATAGTCAGGAAATAGAATTAATTCCTGCGCGGGAAAGAATCGGCTCGACAGAGCTACATCAATACGTTGTCCCCCAGTCGTGGCGTATATTTGCGACAATGAATACATACGACAAAACATCGCTCTACGAGATGAGTTATGCATTTATGCGTCGGTTTACTTTTATTCGGATTCCAGCACCAGACTTACCGACAGGTACTTCTCGAGATGATGAAGAAAAGCTAGAACAGATCGTCTTCGATTATGCCAATACTTGGGACTTACATCCTGAGCGCAAAGAAGCGATAGGAGTCGGCCGGGTTTGGAGAGAGACAAACCATGCCGTAGAGAACCGAGCCATCGGCCCTGCAATAATTAAGGATATTTTGAGCTATATATGTCACCATCCGCAAGAAAATATCGAATATCGTCTCACGCAATCAGTAATAAGCTACATTTTTCCTCAATTAGAAGGAGTACCGAAACGAAAGAAAATTGTCCGAAATATTGCAAAGATATCCGAAATAGATGAGGAAGCTCTCGAAGAGGCTTCTGTAGATATGCTACAAATCTCACTATAGAAAGATGGATAGAGACGAAATAGTAGATCAACTAACTGAAGACGTAGTAGCATACGTCATGAACGGGTCATTCCCGGAGCGTGAACTAGCTCAAACGATCAAGCCAAAGCAACTTGATGATCGCTTCGAAGAATATGAGCTACTTCTAGACTTTCATTTTATTTTAAAACCGGAAGTCGTCTCCTTCGTGAAAAGGTTGCCTCAGCGAGTTAGGGGAATACGGACAGAGACAAAGAACATCTCTCGAACCTGTCGTGGAGAAGTTGATGGAAGAATAAACTGGGGAGATACATACAAAAAGCGATACGCTGAGTATCCCAAGGATCACTCAATATTTGTTTGTGAGAACCGATCAGAGGACTACGATATTGACGAAAACATCGTTCTCAAGAAGCTGATTTCAGTGATATATACTACACTGATGGAGGCAGAAGAGTATCTGCGTGACGAATATAAATGGGTTCAAGAAACGTGGAAAGGCAATGAAGACCTTATAGAGGAATTACAGCAGCTTGTCGAACGAAACGTCCACGTTCGTCGCATTCGCCAACCGGACGCATACGAACCCACGGAACGGATGCTCACCAAAGCTACCTCTTCACGAAAGGAGCTCTATCGAGACGCCGCAGAACTACTTAAAACAAGGAATGAGCTATTGGATGGCAACCCAGACTCAATACGTGATTTAATTGATGAGACGGCAATCACTCCAGACGACGAGAACGTTCTATTTGAGTTATACGTCCTATTCCGATTTGTGGCAGTGCTTGAGGAAATAAAAGACCAACCAGCAACGTTTAGCACGATCGCTACTGGCCGACAAGAAGTCGCCCGTTTACAGGGTGATCGAGAAGTTGTCCTGTATCATGACAACTCCGGTCGGGATCGCAAGTTATCGTTTAGAGTTGTTCCAGAAGAAAATAAGGCCCTTTCCCGAACCGAGAAGGTTCCAATAACTGCACAGGAAATTGCGAGTGATTATTTCCAGCGTGACTTCCACAATCATACTAGTCGGCCTGATGTTATCGTCCTTGAAGTTTTTTCAGAAAAGAATAATGAGTACGATTATCTAGTTGTTGAGACAAAAAACAGCACGCGCACAGATACTATACGCCAAGGAATCAAAGAGACACTTGAATACCTGGCATTTCTTCGTGTCAACGACGACTTTGTCTTTGGTGGGCATGGTGATGAGGAGGAAAACTACTTTGGAAATGGACATAATGGGCTGCTTGTAGTTCAAGACTTAAACAAAAAGACTACATCTATTAAAGAACAGTCAGAAAATGAGGTGAATATCCTCCAGGTTTCCGAATTGAATTCAGAGCTGGAGAATATTCTTAAAGAGGTAGTGAATGAGTAGTTCATAGGGAGGTATTATAGGATTGATTTATATTCCATTATATTTATAATTCCATTTTGTTCCCAGCAGACGGCGTCGGAGCGCCCGAACCTGCGCGTCGGCGAGGCGAGCGTCAGGCGGGAGTCCGAGTCGACTGTCGAGATTCGGCTGACGGCGCGGTACAAGCCCGATGACGAAGCGGACCACGAGACCGACCAGTGGGGCTACACCGAGACGCACCCGATGGCCGCGTTGCGGATCACCGACCTCACGGCACTGGAAG harbors:
- a CDS encoding aldehyde dehydrogenase family protein, whose translation is MTYGHYIGGEWIDGNGSETFESTDPATGDTLAEFYRGTGREVDEAVAAADDAFEEWRALSYVDRAEYLWEIYHELRERTDELGEIVTRECGKEISEGRADVVEAAHMVEWAAGNARHPHGDVVPSEIGSKDAYMRRKPRGVVGCITPWNFPVAIPFWHMAVTLVEGNTVVWKPAEQTPWCGQIIAEMVEDSGIPEGVFNMVQGFGDAGAAIVDDDRVNTVLFTGSAEVGHEISDQVGGEPGKTAACEMGGKNAIVITDQADLEIAVHSAVMSSFKTTGQRCVSSERLIVHTDVYDEFRSRFVELAEDVTVGDPLDESTFMGPLVDDEQVEKFARYNELAREEGATVLVDRAELDADAVPDTDGHWVGPFVYEIGYSPDHRCLREEVFGPHVALIEYEGDIERALEIHNEVPYGLAGAIVSEDYRELNYYRDRAEVGLAYANLPCIGAEVQLPFGGVKKSGTGSPSAREVIESVTDRTAWTLNNSKGIEMAQGLSADIKTSEE
- a CDS encoding RIO1 family regulatory kinase/ATPase domain-containing protein, which translates into the protein MDLRGLVRGTVDWSDLEGVGRELADRADEESVRIEFLEADNWLSTPLIVDEQWFVKIITPQNAFVHAVLTGARNIGAFSSGTAGFFERFDGPVEMGRHELDANERMGEIGLNTPEPVGVFEYEQFGVVVLEYLDDFRTLGDLSPMEKLSYTDELFEALARMHDHGLAHGDLRAENVLVVDGELYFIDATSVREDGMDGARAYDLACALAVLAPAIDAEAAVEHALSHNSVEDLLAAREFLDFVKLRPDHDFDAMQVKGEIEKAADAPRTTTGQ
- a CDS encoding acyl-CoA dehydrogenase family protein, with the protein product MDFRIPDEHRMMREAVRDVCEAEIEPIAQEIEDEHRFPTEVFDELAALDVMGVPVSEEYGGLGGDQLMYALIVEELGRVSGAVGLSYAAHVSLASKPIEAFGTDEQKERWLRPLAEGEHMGGWALTEPSSGSDASDMETTAETDTAEQGSASSAPEATQNGDEWVLNGTKQFITNANVAGSILVKAVTEPDAGYDGISTFIVDPENDEGFEVTAVWDKMGLNASPTCEIQLDDVRLPADRLLGEPGEGWEQTKATLDGGRISIAALSVGLAQGAYEAAKSYAKEREQFGQPISKFDAIRNKLVAMDRNIERSRLLTHKAAWMYDQGEDVTKASSLAKLDASETAREVAEEAVQTLGGYGYTSDFAPQRFYRDAKLMEIGEGTSEIQELVIGRELGL
- a CDS encoding archaellin/type IV pilin N-terminal domain-containing protein — encoded protein: MNAATDQRGQVGVETLIVFIAMILVAAIAATMMITTVSSLQSTAETSSQDSQDQVTNQLLILSATGRVDTSTAEPRIDRVQLSVMPAPGASEIDLSGASVEYIGSNGVRNYSYEAAYGDSFEVIATADPDGTAPVLTSRDDRYTIAFDLDAGDRDTTLATGESATLRIVGASGAETTWIVTAPHSLDRADDGDVVEL
- a CDS encoding M24 family metallopeptidase — protein: MEPDLSELADTIDDRGADGYLFDGHDDSDQTYVCGFDAPDPYIALYDGAGAHLLVSGLEYGRAVSESRAESVARLADFDYQERAAEDGPRAARLATIAAFLADHDVESVLVPERFPTGTADGLRDHGIDVSVESEGVITEIRSVKTDEEIEHVRAAQRSNEAAMARAEELIRGATIEDGDLVHDGDVLTGERVKEAIEIELLRQGCALDETIVACGADGADPHDRGSGPLETDEAIVIDIFPRDKESGYHADMTRTFVRGTASDELRARYEITHEAHQAALDAVEAGATGADVHDAVCDVYEDAGYATLRDDPSTETGFIHGTGHGIGLDVHELPRLNPTGGELQAGQIITIEPGLYDPDVGGIRIEDLVVVTEDGHENLTDYPKELEL
- the aroA gene encoding 3-phosphoshikimate 1-carboxyvinyltransferase, producing MNVEITPSTVSGRAKAPPSKSYTHRAVLAAGYADGALVHDPLDSADIRATRRAVEAFGGDVTETDGTLDVVGFDGRPEVPDDVIDCGNSGTTTRLVTATAALADGITVLTGDASLRSRPHGPLLDAIGQLGGSARSTRGNGQAPLVIEGPVSGGTVSIPGDVSSQFISALLFAGAVTDEGIDIELETELKSSPYVDITTELMAAYGVDAERTDTGFSVAGGQSYAPAGGEYSVPGDFSSMSYLLAMGAVAGEDAVEVQGAQPSAQGDSAIVGILEDMGAAIDWDQDGGVITVERSDLAGTTVDVGDTPDLLPTIATLGAIADGDTRIENCEHVRYKETDRVSAMAEELGKMGAAVTEEHDVLTIHGGETDLSGATVDGCDDHRIIMSLAVAGLVADGQTTVTGAEHVDVSFPDFFDVLAGLGGGVQQV
- a CDS encoding AAA family ATPase, whose protein sequence is MSTSKLFLAPCASSRPQDHFQRTVRDGVPDEFYQQYTRSDFGESIGIWGLVPNLKSTWEKLSVGDFVVFYWGNKQYKYVAEVAGTEHNPQLAKELWPAYADGSAGGDDQADPWEYIVYLTEPREVDIDSEELQGELLDEDKQFTMRFRPANDRGHQRIREEFGSIEEYIESRTVTTFDTFGNNDSTGKSDTDDKASGDSPPDHPIFNHLSSAVEPAIFRVAAPPDLWLSVVEYRGFPIDETYARLGDVERGDVLLFHSSGTPMDGQLSPSKDALFGVAVVGDRGTKESPWTWKEQGSDSATHPSSFLSFDRLFLSGDPSAIDCTTPLKERSVNAREREITALLKASLSKESIKKSLNESDGNLFDRGYVVEMDATDESSNGQKLLSQLVPALTEYPPIAYCREFEEQIPASVFDGLHFPSQSSQDTKSASGLAMDITAALKSGKHIVFTGPPGTGKTEVASRVSTYLSENHPNLFTGDGLTTATADWSTFDTIGGYMPGAGNGASDDLEFSPGIILNRFKNRKSGQQQNEPIIIDELNRADIDKAFGQLFTLLSGQSVTLPYTKNSQEIELIPARERIGSTELHQYVVPQSWRIFATMNTYDKTSLYEMSYAFMRRFTFIRIPAPDLPTGTSRDDEEKLEQIVFDYANTWDLHPERKEAIGVGRVWRETNHAVENRAIGPAIIKDILSYICHHPQENIEYRLTQSVISYIFPQLEGVPKRKKIVRNIAKISEIDEEALEEASVDMLQISL